The Armatimonadia bacterium genome contains the following window.
TACTCAGGTGCCCCTCAAACCGCAACAACGTGGCCGGTCGAGAGTCGCGAGGCTACGCGATTGCCCAGTACACGCAGAAGGCCTCCGGCAGGGGTAGTGGTGGCGCCGTGGCGTACTGGGGCATCTGGGAGGGCAGCATTCCGAACCCGACGGAAACCGTGCTGCTCTTCGAGAAGGGCAACTACGAGCCCGGCAGTTGGGCCGATGCCCTGGGGCAGAATCTGCATGAGAGCAGTAACGGACCACTTCGCGCCGAGTACACGCCCAACCCTCAGCACGAGCAAACCTACAGCGGCAGCGTCATCAGCACCCGGCCCTTCCACTACGACGGCAAGAACCTGCTGTTCGTCGACGGCCACGTCAAGTACTTCACACTGACCTCGGGACCCTTTGCTCGCGTGGGCGTATCCACCCCGGTCAAGGGGATGGTCGAGACCGAGGCGGATCTACCTCCCGCCGAGTAGCCCTCTGCCCCCTGGAGCCGGGTGTCCTTCGCGTGACGTATCTATAACCACCCTTCATAGTGCCTATTCCCAGGGCGGGCCTTCGTGGTATAATGAAGGCCGCGGGGTGCTGTGTCCAGGGGTTAGTCACAGGCCGCGCAAGTGCGATGAGTTGTGTCCCTCTGCCGGGACGTTCCCCCACCTGCGTGGTGCCTGAAGGATGACATGGAGGGTACGAGCGATTGTGATTGGCTCGGACTATCGTGTTGGCATTGATGTCGGATCAGTGAGCGTCGACCTCGCGGTTCTGGACGAAGCGGGAGAGGTTGTCGAGGACCGCTATGTACGTCATATGGGCCGCCCGATGCATGTCGCAGGCGACGTCCTGCAGGCGGCTGTGAGCAAATACGGCGCCGAGAACCTGCGCGGATTGGCGGCAACCGGCGGAGGTGGACGCGTCGTTGCAGATCTGCTTGGGGCCGCCTTCGTCAACGAGGTCGTCGCGCAGGGCACTGCTGCTGCCGTCCTCCACCCCGAGGCGCGTACCGTTGTTGAGATCGGCGGCGAGGACTCCAAGCTTATCTTCCTGCGCCCCACCGACTCAGGCGGATACGAGATCGCCGACTTCGCCATGAATGCCATGTGCGCTGCTGGCACAGGGTCCTTTCTCGACCAGCAGGCCTCGCGCAT
Protein-coding sequences here:
- a CDS encoding type II secretion system protein; protein product: MRAWQAGFTLIEMLVVIAIIAVLAGILFPVVSRALESGRRTTCSSNLRQLGVGARAYSMDYNQFLVNWCVSAPTPDWAPDPKDEADPAVITWDVSLSTYLRGGKAILRCPSNRNNVAGRESRGYAIAQYTQKASGRGSGGAVAYWGIWEGSIPNPTETVLLFEKGNYEPGSWADALGQNLHESSNGPLRAEYTPNPQHEQTYSGSVISTRPFHYDGKNLLFVDGHVKYFTLTSGPFARVGVSTPVKGMVETEADLPPAE